The genomic segment GCGCCTGGGCGTTGCCGACGCTGTGCCCCTGTCCGCGACAGAAGAGGTACTGGTATTCGTACCCCTTCGCCTTCAGCACCTTGGCCATGCGGTGATTGGCCTCCACCCAGTCGTGCATGTCGTCGCGCATCACGTTCGGATTGAGCAGGTCCGCGTCGCCCACGGACAGGAAAATGCGGAGCGGCTTCTTGGGCTCTTTGGGAATGAGGGTCTCGTGGAAGCCCCAGGCCCCGTCGGGGTACTTCTCGTCGAACGGCCACGCTTGGTTCACGAACGTGCCCGAGGTCGTCAGCACGCGGTGGTACAGGTCGGTGCGGAACCAGGCCATGATCAGCGCCGCCGAGCCGCCGGAACTGTTGCCCATCGCCGCACGGCCGTCGGGGTCTTTCGTCAGCTTCACCTTGTAGTTCTTCTCCACGCGCGGCAGCACTTCCGTTTCGATGTACTCGGCGTAGTCACCGTTCATGTTGTCGTACTCCTTGCCGCGCTCGTGCCCCTGGGCGTCGCCGCCGCCGTTGGCCACCCAGATGACGATGATCGGCGGGATCCGCTTCTGGGCGATCAGGTTGTCGAACACGTGCAGCAAGTCGGCGCCGGGCTTCCCGCCGGGGCCGTCGTGAATGACCAGGAACGGCGCGTCCTCGCCCGGTTTGTACGGCGCGGGAATGTACACGCTGATCTTGCGCTTGTAGTCGATGGGGTGCGTCTCGACGATCAGCGTCTTCGGGTTTTTCGGATCGACCTTTCCGAACTCCTTGCGGGCGATGCCGGGGTTGAAGAGCTTGGTCTCCTTCGAGTCGATCACGAACTGCTCCACCTTCCCCTCGGGAACGCCTTCGACCTTTTTGCGTTCCGGCGCGGGCACGTACTTGGGCCCGATGACGAAGTTGTCATAGGCATCGAGCGGGGGGTTCTCGCCCTCTTTCAGCACCTTGAAGGGTGGGGCGCCCTTGTCGTCGTACTTGCGCACCGGGGCTGCCAGCAAAACGGAACTTATGAGCGCTACAATCAAGGTGAGTGCGAACGGCTTGGACATGAAACCCCCTTGGTGATGTCGGGAAGTTGCGGGTGCTCGGACGGCCCCCGGGTGTGCGCTGCTAACCTATTCACCCGATTCTGCATCGATCAGGCGGGATTTCCATGCCGGATGGGGAGCGAGCGGCAAGTAGGTCGCAAACTCCGCGAGCGGGACCCGGGCCGGTGAAGCCGATCGGCTACCGGCCCGGCCGGAAGTCACAAACGCGGCGGTTCGGCCACGCGATCGTAACGGGTCGTTCACCGGAGTCTCGAACTCCCCGGGTGGCGTCGCCGTGTTCGACTGGCCGACCTTCTTGGTATTTGGTCGCGGCACACACTCTCACCCGTTTCTCACTGGTCGCCGGCCAACGGGGGAAGGTACGATCCCCTCAATCGTGCGTATACGCACGAATCCCGAACAGCCGCAGTTCCTCGTGTGCTGTCACCCCCGCGATCCGCGCCGGGCGCGACCGTCCCTCATTCCGGTCCCCGCCGATGGCCCAAGGACACGACATCGCGATCGCCCTCCGCGGCGCGTACCTGGCGCTCCACCGCCGGTCGGAGTCGGCGTTCGCGGCGCACGGCGTCACCGCCGATCAGTTCGTCCTCCTCGCGACCCTCTCGCGCGGCGGGCACGCGCTCACCCAGCGGGAACTCGCGCGCCGCATGTCGTCCGACCCGAGCACCGTGCGCGCGATGCTCGTCCTGCTCGAACAGCGCGGGCTGGTCGGGCGGGACGCGCACCCGACCGACGCTCGCGCGCGGGCGGTCGCGCTCACCGCACGGGGGGAGCGGGCGTTCCGGCAGCTCTGGACGGCGAGCGAACCGGTTCGCGAACAGGTGCTCGGCGCGCTTCAACCCGACGAGGCCGAAACGTTCGTCCGGCTCCTGGCGCGCGTCGCCCACAGGCTGAACCCCGAGTCGGTCCCCGTCGGCGGGCCGACCCCCTCTCACTCTCCGGAGGAATGACCCATGAGCCCACGCATCGTGGCCCTGGTCGCGTATGCCGTTCTGGCGTGCGCGACCGCGGCGGTTTCGGCCCCGACCGGCGACGGCAAGAAGGACGACCCGGCGGACAAGTTCCCCGCGCCGCCGAAGGATTTCGACAAGAAGCGGGACAACATCGACCGCGGGAAGGTGGAACTGGTCGAGTACGAGTCGACGACCGTCGGCACCACGCGCAAGGCCCGTGTGTACACGCCGCCGGGGTACTCGAGGGATCAGAAGTACCCGGTGCTGTACCTGCTGCACGGCATCGGCGGGGACGAGAACGAGTGGGCGCGCGGCGGCGCCCCCGACGTGATCCTCGACAACCTGTACGCCGAAAAGAAGGCGACACCGATGATCGTCGTCATGCCCAACGGCCGCGCGTCGAAGGACGTCACGGCGAAGTCCGGGTTCGGCCAGCAGGGGCCGGCGTTCGCCGCGTTCGAGCAGGACCTGCTCACGGACCTCATCCCGTTCATCGAGAAGACCTATTCGGTTAAGGCGGATCGTGGGTCCCGGGCGATCGCCGGGTTGTCGATGGGCGGCGGGCAGTCACTGAACTTCGGGCTGGGCAACCTCGACACGTTCGCGTGGGTCGGCGGGTTTTCGTCGGCGCCGAACACCAAGCGGCCCGCCGACCTCATCCGCGATCCCGAGGAGGCCAAGAAGAAGCTGGAACTGCTGTACGTGGCGTGCGGCGACAAGGACGGGCTGCTGCGGGTCAGCGAGGGCGTCCACAAGATGCTCGACGAGAAGAAGGTCCCGCACTTCTACAACGTGATCCCCGGCGGCGCGCACGACTTCAAGGTCTGGAAGAGCGACCTGTACCACTTCACTCAGCTCGTGTTCCGCGGGGCGGGACAAGACAGGAGTGCCCCCGAGAAGCAACCCGCGAAGAAGGACGATTCGCTGCTCGAGAAACCGGCGCCGGACAAGGCGGATGAGGGCCGGCCCGCCGCCACCAACATCGGGAACGCGGCGTACCCGCGCGTTCACGCCGACTCGCGGGCCACGTTCCAGTTGAAGGCCCCGGACGCCAAGAAGGTCCAGGTGTTCACCAACTACGGGCTGGGTTCGGGCGGCCCGTGGGACATGACCCGCGGCGGCGACGGCGTGTGGACGCTCACGTCTCCGCCGATCGTGCCGGGGTTCCACTACTACGCGCTGGTCGTCGATGGCGTGCGGGTCAACGACCCCGGCAGCGACACGTTCTTCGGCACCGGCCGGCCGACGAGCGGGATCGAGGTCCCCGAGAAGGGCGTGGACTTCTACCACGCCAAGGACGTGCCGCACGGCGAGGTCCGGTCGCGCTGGTACGCGTCCAAGGTGACGGGCCAGACCCGACACATCATGGTGTACACGCCGCCGGACTACGACGCCGACCGCGAGACGCGCTACCCGGTCCTGTACCTGCAACACGGGGGCGGCGAGGACGAAACCGGGTGGGTGAAGCAGGGGCACATGAACTTCATCCTGGACAACCTGATCGCGGACAAAAAGGCGGTGCCGATGATCGTGGTCATGGAGAAGGGCTACGCGACCCGCGCCGCCGGCGCGCCCCAACCGGTGGGTCCCGGGAAGGGCGACCCCGGAGTCTTCGAGGACGTGGTGCTGAAAGACCTGGTCCCGATGATCGACGCGACCTATCGCACCAAGCCGGAACGCGAGTCGCGGGCCATCGCCGGCTTGTCGATGGGCGCGGGGCAGTCGCTGCGGATCGGTTTGACCCACCTGGACACGTTCTCGGCGGTCGGCGCGTTCAGCGGAGTCGGCAAGGTGGACCTCAAAACGTCCTTCGGCGGGGTGTTCGCCGACGCCGCGGCGTTCGACAAAAAGGTGAGCGTGCTGTACCTGCACTCGGGCGACGTCGGCCTCGACGAGGGCATCCACAAGAACGCCGAAGCCCTGTACGAGTCGCTCCAGAAATCCGGCATCAAGAACGTGACGTTTAGTGACAAGAAGGGCCTGGGTCACGAGTGGCAGACGTGGCGGTACGCCTTCCACGACTTCGCCCCGCGGCTGTTCCAGCCGGTGAAGAAATAGGAACGTCCCTTTCTCACCGGAATCGCTTCCGCCCTCGAACCGCCGATGCGGTTCGAGGGCGGGGTCATTCACTGCTCAATGGAGGTCCCATGCGGACGCAGACGCGAACCGTTTGGTTGCTGGCCGGAATGTTCCTGGCGGCGCTCCTGCCGCACCCGCTCCCGGGTCAGGACGAGGGGCCAAAGAAGCCCGAGGCGCCGAAAGGGCTGCGGGTCTTCTACGCCTCACACAGCCTCATGTGGTACGTCCCGACGCCACTCGGCGAACTGGCCGCGGCCGCGAAGATCCAGAACCACAAGCTCGCGGGGCTTCAGTCGCTGGGCGCCTCCAAAACCCTGCAACACTGGA from the Frigoriglobus tundricola genome contains:
- a CDS encoding MarR family winged helix-turn-helix transcriptional regulator — protein: MAQGHDIAIALRGAYLALHRRSESAFAAHGVTADQFVLLATLSRGGHALTQRELARRMSSDPSTVRAMLVLLEQRGLVGRDAHPTDARARAVALTARGERAFRQLWTASEPVREQVLGALQPDEAETFVRLLARVAHRLNPESVPVGGPTPSHSPEE
- a CDS encoding alpha/beta hydrolase, with translation MSKPFALTLIVALISSVLLAAPVRKYDDKGAPPFKVLKEGENPPLDAYDNFVIGPKYVPAPERKKVEGVPEGKVEQFVIDSKETKLFNPGIARKEFGKVDPKNPKTLIVETHPIDYKRKISVYIPAPYKPGEDAPFLVIHDGPGGKPGADLLHVFDNLIAQKRIPPIIVIWVANGGGDAQGHERGKEYDNMNGDYAEYIETEVLPRVEKNYKVKLTKDPDGRAAMGNSSGGSAALIMAWFRTDLYHRVLTTSGTFVNQAWPFDEKYPDGAWGFHETLIPKEPKKPLRIFLSVGDADLLNPNVMRDDMHDWVEANHRMAKVLKAKGYEYQYLFCRGQGHSVGNAQAQFLPHALEWVWKGYGEKKGK
- a CDS encoding alpha/beta hydrolase; amino-acid sequence: MSPRIVALVAYAVLACATAAVSAPTGDGKKDDPADKFPAPPKDFDKKRDNIDRGKVELVEYESTTVGTTRKARVYTPPGYSRDQKYPVLYLLHGIGGDENEWARGGAPDVILDNLYAEKKATPMIVVMPNGRASKDVTAKSGFGQQGPAFAAFEQDLLTDLIPFIEKTYSVKADRGSRAIAGLSMGGGQSLNFGLGNLDTFAWVGGFSSAPNTKRPADLIRDPEEAKKKLELLYVACGDKDGLLRVSEGVHKMLDEKKVPHFYNVIPGGAHDFKVWKSDLYHFTQLVFRGAGQDRSAPEKQPAKKDDSLLEKPAPDKADEGRPAATNIGNAAYPRVHADSRATFQLKAPDAKKVQVFTNYGLGSGGPWDMTRGGDGVWTLTSPPIVPGFHYYALVVDGVRVNDPGSDTFFGTGRPTSGIEVPEKGVDFYHAKDVPHGEVRSRWYASKVTGQTRHIMVYTPPDYDADRETRYPVLYLQHGGGEDETGWVKQGHMNFILDNLIADKKAVPMIVVMEKGYATRAAGAPQPVGPGKGDPGVFEDVVLKDLVPMIDATYRTKPERESRAIAGLSMGAGQSLRIGLTHLDTFSAVGAFSGVGKVDLKTSFGGVFADAAAFDKKVSVLYLHSGDVGLDEGIHKNAEALYESLQKSGIKNVTFSDKKGLGHEWQTWRYAFHDFAPRLFQPVKK